CCATGTATGATAGCATGGTTGCCCTTCATTTTAAAACTATGCTTATGATAGGCTTCATTATTATGTTCTccaagaattatatttatttgctaTTATTGTGACCTAAAGATGAATTACTTAGCGACTAATGGTTACACTTGAGAACTTGATCCTCAATGATGAGCTTCGATTTGTGACCTCATTGACGAGCTGTGGCCTGCTCCTGTGCTCATGTCGATAGGCTCTGACCAATGCTCACGCTGGCGAGTTTTGGTCTGAGCACCTACTGATGGGCTCTAGCCTGTGCCCTTGTTGATGGGCTCTGATTTGTGTTTCTGCTGATGGGCTCTAGCCCTACTGACAAGTTCCGGCCTGCGTCCTCTCTAACGAGTTCCTGCCTATGAACTTGTTGATAGACTCCAACTACCTTATTAAATAGTAGACTCATAGTAGGTCGCACCATGACCTGTGCTATAAGCAGGTTTTGCCTTGCACCACTGGATAAAGTTCATAGCCAATAGGGGACCAAGCCATAGCTTTCTGTTAAAACTGCACAGACGACCTACATCTCCTACCGAAAAAATACGACTGTagtacttagtgcaagtctctataggacccTCGATGGCCTATCTCGATGTCTTTGATTTGGAATGTTTCAAACCGAACCTTAGGTGTGATTTCATAGCTTCCAAACctatgcgcaacccaactccATCACTTTCACCTTTTGGTTTGTGGGAATTTCGTTGTGATATTGAAACACTGTTCAATATTAGTGGTAAGCACAACGAAACACACTAACAACTTGATGCATTATTAccatattaatcaatttaatattatttgataagatTGACGAATGGAAAACagtcaatccaattggcttttggtcaacCATTCCAATAAGGAAACCCAACCTAAGAAGAGCAACAAGGCTTTGGGCCGCCTAATATGTTTGCCCCAATATCCGAGGAGGCCTACTAGCCTTAGATGGAGGATGAGGCACAACTTACCCCTGGACTCGACCCATAAACATGATGTGAAAAGAATGACCAGTCCAAAAGCCCACACTTTGTAATCTAAGGATGTGAAAAGATGATGTGAAAAGAAGTTCAACTGGTTTACTAGGGCCAGATTAGACCACATTAGTCTAAGGATGCAGTTCAAAATAAGGAAGGTCTCCCTAGAGCCTAGGACTACTTGAGACTTGAGACTCCATGCCAATGAGGGGTCTCCCTCGACAAAAGGATAATAACTGTTGACGTGTCCAATAGTAGATAAGTGCAATTTTCTGCTTATCCATCCACCCTAATCCTTCTCCCCGAAGATGAAGGTGGAAGGATAGAGCCTGACCAGATAAGGACACCCCCCTATACATATAGGTTTGGCTTTCCAGGTGGGGGATAGTTCTGAACTCTCTAAGCACTTTGTCAACACTCATTAAACATCTTCTCATGAACTTACAcctttttcttataatttgatcatcatATCTCGATCTCTTACTACGATTCTTTACTTTTTCACcttatttcttataaaatcCAATATTAACTAATGTgtcggagtgctaacgtgTTGCTTTGCAGGTGTCTTTTCTCAAAATCCTATACGCTTCGGCCCAAATCCTAGACAATAGTGCAAGCTTGTTGGACTCGTGCTCTTTTTGTATGAATCATAtagtattaataaatatatttataattttataaagaacaagatgtttttggataattaaacataatctaaaaaagtatttttgataaacttagagaaattctaagtttattaACCTATCACTCCTAATAGTAtataagaaaacaatatatgCACTACAAAAAAGGCGGGGTTTGGGGCGGGTTTGGGAACggttatttttactttgtaatGGTTTTaattgatggaattaatttgagcCGAACTTTGAAACGGTTCATCTTCCGTCCTTGTAGATGgtgttacaaatatttaggaacggttaaTGATAGATTGTAACGGTCATCGTAACACATTATTGCTGCTTGTTCCTAATACTGAATTTGtgtaaaagaaattttcttttttaattggaatggttaatatgaaatttggaacgattatattatttgttttgggTTACTTTTTTGAACGGTCTTTGTTATACTCATGTCTGAATTTTGGAACtgtattcatttatattgGTGATATATTTAGGAATGGTCATTGGAATGGTTTGATTGTCAATCTTTGCAATAGTATTAGGCACGGTCAAGTTTTTGTTTGAAACAGTCTTTTGTAACTGTTTTAGGAATGGTCCATCATATTTAGGAACATGTtttcaaaacatttttttttaatggtgTTAGGAATAGTTGTTCTTATTTAAGATCACATACTCAAAACCGTATTAGCAATGGTTTCAGGAACGGTCGTCCTTAATTTAGAACACATATTTAAAACGGTTTTAGCAATGGTGTTAGGAatggtcattgtaatttacgaCCACGTATATAGAACTATTTTTGCAACGGTATTAggaatgattatttatttagatttgtaacattttctttacaattactaaaatcgttcctaattttttattttataataaaatttgtataaattatttaatgtaaaataaattataaaaaataatttagttaacGTATTTCATAATaagttatgataaataattttatttatatatttaataaataatttaatttatgaattttttaataaaatttaatatataattaaattattttcataaatttttaattaattatattgatggatttaattaattgaataaatacgAAATAATAGAAagtgataaatattatgaatcatgaataatcaagaaaaaatattatccaattacggaattaaaataattaaaacctaatctaaacTCTTCTCATTGATGACGTCTATATCGTCCTCGTTTGGGGTCAGGGGTCTATCGGAGGTACTATTAGGGTGCTAGTGGAAGTGGTCGGCTGTGACGGTCCTGAGCTGGCCCTCCGTCATCATGGTCATCTTATCAGTCATCATCGTTTCAAGGCAGCTGATGCAGTACTCCATAGCCGTGATTGGTTGTGGCGGTGGCGATGGCGGTGATGGTGGCGATGGTGATGTAAAGGTCTGGTTGGAACATGGACCTAAGAACTAATGTCGAATACTCGGCCATTGTTCTTGCCCCCGACTGCAGCTAGCCACATCTACTGGTCCTTCATCACCACCGAAGCCTCCGATTAGGCCGGGGCATCGTGGTTCTCAACCGTGACCTGAGACTGACGATCATCAATCAGGTTCTAGAACGTCtcctataaaaaatacaaaattattagtacttttaaccaagaattaattattagcaCTCCCTCCACTCCAACTGTTATCCtcatttttcttgtagcatcattcaaataactccatctaCTTGGGCAGCCGACCGATCTCTGCCTCTagtagaagaataaaactgttagcatcttatttataaaataatgataaatattaaaaactaatGCAATTAACTTACCAACTTCCTTTTGTGCATACCAATATAGGAACATCTCGCGTGGTACATAGTCGAGGACACTGTAGGATTCGTCGCCCGGTTCACCTGGATCTTCAAGGACTCCTAAAGTCCTTGCTATCCCAATATCCCTAGAGCTAGAGCCAAATTTCATTGGCCAGCCAAAGTGGCTTGACTAGGCTCGACTGGGATATGGAGAATGTGTTCTGGATGTAATTTTTGGCCCACATGTGGAAGATACCGGAACATGGACTCATCGTCACAGTCCCACCAGTATAtcatcaaaaataataaaattaaacaaactattagtaaaattcattaaacaatttagattattatataatacaaaattatgatattgtaCATTACCTTCATGTTCTAGAATCAGAAATGTTGGTGCTCTAGCGGCACCTGCTTCAGACATGGCCACGGGTGGAAAAACTGTCCCTGCACAATGGCATTGATGCGCTCATTGAAGTGATAGTCAGACTTGAAAAGACATGTTAATTAGacatttttaagataaaataatactaaaaaaatttcataaaaagatttaccTCATATCATCGAGGCTGATGTACTGGTGCGTTGATAGGGGGGGACTGCTACtggtggtgatggtgatggtggAGCAGCTGTTGGTGTGGCAAACTATTGTATGGCCTCCTTAGCTACCGGTGCAGCTCCAGATGGTCCAATATCATCTGGAGTCTATGGGGCGGATGATGGTCTTACCGTATTAGGTGGTTAGGGTGGTTGAAGGATTGCTTCCCTAACCTAGGAATCATCAGACGACGCTGTTGGAAGTTGCGGGCCACGGCCACAACCACGTGGTAGAGGACGCGTACCACTAGAcataatctatacaaattattgagaagtATTAGTCTAAAGTTTGCGATTATCGACATtatcaccattttttttttcaaatagaaGATTTagttgagaaaattttgacatcttatatacaatttttggcaaaacatgaacaaaaaaattgtaaaaaatctgcacaaaaaaatattgacatcTTATACACAAAATCTCCCTAAAAATTGACCAAGATCTACCAAAAACAATTAACGAAGACCTAAATCAAGATTCTGCAACAATTTGGTCTCATAaacattcataaaaatatgtcTTTGAAAACATACACATCATCCAACACATTTTTATGGATTTTTATGAGACCAAATTGTTagagaatttttattcaggtcttggtcaattttttgttagattttggtcattttttggGAGATTTTGTGCATAAGATGTCAATTGGTTTTTTTTTGGCAGATTTGGGATAAATTCTTATGTtcatattttggaaaaaattgtatataagatccaaaattttctcaattaaagcttctatttgaaaaaaaaaggaaaaattattagtttaatcctttaaaattttttattattaattttagtccttaaaATTTACAGCTTTAgttttagtccaataacttatagaattatttaattttagtccttcgACCCaatttcggacaattttatccctatacagcttttcaaaagtaattttagtttctaatattcattcattttgcatctcGTAACTAATGCTCGCCTAGAATAGTATAACAGTATAGgtttattgacaaaatatttatttatattacatttaaaacATTAGGATGGACTATTAGTCTTTATCATAAAAAACGCAAAAGAGTCAAATATTAGGCTAAAGAACCAAATCTACGtaaaattgatagataaagaactaaatctaatattaccaaagataaaggaccaaaatgaaTTCAGACTAAAGTTATAAgactaatattttctttttctagaaaaaaaatggtggaaatttaattattggaaTCTATAATGAAACAACAAACAAATGGGGGAAaaaggggtttttttttttccctccaacTCTAACTTCTGTCTATTTTAACACCTCAATTAACGACAAGGACAaaatgtgttaaaaaaaatgataaatttgagGACTAAAACTGTCAAGGGGGATATTATGAGGATCAAAAGTGAATAAGTGGTCAAGtataaggaccaaaattataattattcccacatgtttattttatttgtctttGCATTTTATTTGCACCAAACGTCCGAGAATAATCAAATGGTACACCCCTTTGATTCGATTTTCTATTTCgtttggttttaatttacCATTATTTCACACTTCCATCGCGTTTGGAGCCGGTCCGGTCACTTGAGCCTTTGGAATTGATTTGCAAAGACTATCATCCCAAGAAGAATAAAAGCCAATTTGTCTCAAATAGTGCCTCAATGCCTATCCCAAATTGTGACAACAGAACTAAAATCATCCATCTCAAGGTCATCCATACACCTGTATGAAATCataatttgtttcttcatcTACTGGATTGAGTTCCTAACTGCTCGTGACCTGTCGTCCCAAAATCGTTCTAAATTTTTGGATGGTTGTCATCCTCCATCTTAATtccattacaaaatttttgcCATTCGGCTTTGAGGCTCCAATTCTTCCCTTAAAAAAAGGTCCAATACCTCCGACCCAAATTTAAAAGGGACGACCCTCAATTTGAAATTCCGTCACAAAAGTCGTCTCTAGTAGGCATTTTTCTTAGGTCGTGTTATGTCTATGAATTATTGTGCTTGTTGTTATGATTTGAGAGGTTGCTCACCTCTAGCTAATTTAAATCATGTTGATGAACTGAGGATGGATTCTGCAAAGTGGACAAGATTATTCATGGTGTGAATTGAATGATATACGTAAATATGATTCATTTGCTTCTATTATGACGTCCattgaattttattcataattgacagactaattgataattattaaaaaaatttaaagttaattataaaaaatttataggtTAAGAAAACTTGAATGAAGTAAGTTGAagctcattataatatttgagagcaaattatattaattaagaaattaggtaagacgtaatgggtattttagaaaagtttTCATATGgttatattatcattttttatttatttattttattatgtttattattatttttttatttatttaatttaaaaaaatttaaaatatccaTTACGTCCtacctaatttcttaattaacaTAATGTGCtcccaaaaattttaatgagcTCCAGTTCACTCTGttcaagttttaatatatattccaatttcaaccaataatttatttataattaaatttattttttttaataattatcaattagtctttcaattataaataaaattctatgaacgtcACATCTATAGATTTCTCATAGATCTTAATACATTACTATCTTTAGtattaaaagagagaaatcaacaaactccttgATAATAACAAGTTTGATATAACTTGAGAAAGTATATTAAGTATAACTCGAGTAAAACATCAGCTTATGAATATAAATgctttttagattaatttgttaatattatattagttgaataaattaagtaCATAGACTTATAGTTTTAGCATCAAATccattcttgaattttctccaactcgttttttagctatttttatttattcatcttAGTAATAGTAATTCATCTCTCTAAATTCTGTCatccaaataattaagaattaattaaagtttttcatacatatttcattaaatCCTTGTgggaatattattttttatactacgTGATAGCTAGTTGCTAGTTGTCTATACACTTTTCgacaatcaatttattttaaaatttgatattaataattaatatattcgaTATAGATGATTaatttgtaatcaatttaatcaataagcaaagtaaaaaagaacttcgataaagaaaaccaaaaaatcattttgcACTAGCTTTTACATATGGTAAAGAAACCAACAGTAGAAGTACTGGTAGTGCAAGCCATTGACAAGAAATCTTCAAAAGTTTCTGTAATTGATCGAGAGCACAAAAATGCACAAATGAGCATTTCATGTTGAGCTTCATGATTCGAGTAATACTACTACATACATAAAGCTCCACCATATTTATTAATGCTCAAGTCAAACACACATTACATGATTTAACATAAAACCAGCCACGCGGACTCATACTACATAACTTAATATGAAATGaaacacacactcatacacactAAATGATTCAGCATGAATTCCAGAATACGAGTTGGCGATCGTGCCCAGTCTTCTGCATCACAAGAGCTCTTTTAGGGTTTGTTCTCTGAACCCTTGTTATTTTCTGGCTCATTAGCACCAGCACCATTATTCCCCGAACCCTTGTTATCTCCCAACTCATTCGCACCAGGAACATTATTCCCCGAACTCTTCTTATCTCCCAACTCATTTGCACCTGGAATATTATTCCCCAAATCCTTGTTATCTCCCAACTCATTTGCACCAGGAACATTATTCCTCGAACCCGACAGATTTGCACTAGAAATATTATTCCCCGAACCTTTGTTATCACCAGATTGATTTGCACTAGGTTCATTATTCCCCGAACCCTTGTTTTCTCCCAACTCATTTGCACTAGGGACATCATTCCCTGAACCTTTGTTATCTCCCAGCTCATTTACACTAGGAACATTATTCCCCGAATCCTTGTTATCTCCCGACTGATTTGCACCAGGAACATTGTTCCCCGCTCCCGTTGGACTTGCACctgaaattttatttcccGAACCCTTGTTATCACCAGATTGATTTGCACTAGGTTGATTATTTCCCAAACCCTTGTTATTTCTCAACTCATTAGCACCAGGAACATTATTCCCCGAACCCTTGTTATCTCCCAACTCATTTGCACCAGGAACATTATTCTCCGAACCCTTGTTATCTCCCGACTGATTTGCACCAGGAACATTGTTCCTCGCTCCCGATGGATTTACACCAGAAATATTATTCTCCGAACCCTTGTTATCACCAGATTGATTTGCACTAGGTTCATTATTCCCTGAACCCTTGTTATCTCCCGACTGATTCTTCACCAAGAACTTGGAAAACCACGTAGCCGATTCTTTAGGGTGTCTTCTCAGATGATTCATGTAATCGATATAAATGATGCCAAATCTAGAAGTGTACCCTACGTGCCATTCAAAATTATCACAGAACGACCACGCAAAGTAGCCCTTTATGTTCACTTTCCCATCTTTATCATTCCTGCAATCACCATAATAAAATTCAGTTAAATATAACCACGATTACAACAATATATAGATTGCATTAAAGGGAACTGAAATTAATTAGAGatactattataataagaaataaatgcaAGCAAAtcccttgtgatattataataagcaaaaaagaaaaaaattagcaatttacctccttgtgtATTCTAAAgtgcaataattttgttttttatattttttaaattgaagcaatttactccctagACTTATATTGCTATTTGGAGTTTATAGTTAGAACATTGCTCAAAGAAGATTACTTACATTGCTTTTAGAATATTTCCAAGATGATCTTGGTGATATTTGATCCTTTGTTGATCCTTACAAGCTTGATAAGCAGTGAGTCTGTGATCATGCTTTTCATCGACCCCTAAACACAATAATAGTCCCAATAAAGACAATTACATTTGGAAttcaaaaatgattttatataattatcaactCGAGATTAAGAATCATTACCATTTTCAGTGATGTATATAGGAGGGAGGTTGTATGTGCTGTTGTTGTATGTCTGGTTTATTTCTTTCAAGAGCTCGTAAATTCCATGTGGGACTATGCACAACCAGTCTGAACCAGCCTATATATGAAATGAGATACAAATATTGTAAGTCAAATCAGGTTTGGCCAATTGTGACAGGTATAATACCTTTCTTGTAtgattgatgtacaatttatgaaaagtgatcaatcatatgcaaatatattacacttcctgtgggattaatttaatttaaccgAACCTAATTTGTAAGAATTTTCCATCTTGGTGTAACAAGAGAGAAGAGAATGGAAAAACGTACCACCTCGCCAATTTTCACCTTTCGATTGCCGACCTTTTTTTCCTCTACCAAAATAGAAAGTAAAAGAATACATCATTGCGGATGTTcgtaaatctaattttataataaatgacgattttatctaaaagttaaaattatgagaatggcgaattatttagtatttaaattgaaagaaaagacAACAAGATAAGTAGGTACGTAATTGTAGTTTTTAAGGTTGTCAAGAGCTTACGATAAATTGCAAGTTTCTGATCTCTATTGTAGCCATTTGCGATGTTAGGATCGGGATCATGCGACGCATAGAAAGATGTGTAATAGTTTAAACCCAAAAAGTCAATGGATCCTTTAATCAAGTCAACTTCATCAGGTTCAAATTGTGGAAGATTATCGACAGAAACATTATCTATCATATTTTGGGGATATCTACCACTTAATACAGGCTCCAGGAACCTGAAATTAAACCAAATCATTAgaagaaaacaattaaaattcaaaaaaaagttaaaaagagaatataaaaatacatgtaaaaaaattataattttgatgctataattatatcagaatgaaaattttttatatgttagaACTCAATTTGGCAATGAGACCCTACAATTTGCAATTCCAGTAGATTCTATCTTAATAtgccaattatttttaattgtagggTTTGAGTGCAAAATTAAACTTCAATATGACTAAAACACTCGcttgatatttatataagagaaattgcattttcgaTCTCATATAATAGAGAAATTGCAGTTTTCAAATGTATGCTTACCACCCCAACATAAAATCACGAGCTCTTACAGCAGCCTTTCTGTCATCTTCATTATCTTTATTTAGCGGCTCAAACCAGCAGGAAACAAGTGTTATTCCTATCTGGCCATTCTGGTGTGCCTGAggttggacaaaaaatgataCGCCCATAAATTACTAGGCTGAAATTACAACTTTTTCCTTATAGTACACATACCTTAAATTTGGTCCGGTATGATTGAACTGCTGCTGCATGAGCAAGGAGCAAGTTTTTCCCGACAGTATATACGTCTTTGGTTGGAGTTGATAATGTCAGAAAGCCGTTAATGCTGCTTCTACCCAATTTCTCGATTAGGGTTTTGTTGAAAACACGACTTTCTAATCCAGATGAGAGCGCGTATGTGGTCATATAGTAGTTATCATGAAAGGCGCCTCGATGAGGAACTAAATTAAGGTTGCTTTGTTGCATTGTTTCAGACCCTCTATAAGGAATGAAATTGTACTTTATGGGTTGGTCGTCGACAGCTATATGAGTAGCAATCCAATTGTCCGATAGGCTTGAACTTAACAATGTTTTAGTATAAGTTGTATTCAAATTTGAAGCAGAAgttggaggaggaggaggagaaggaggaggaggaggcgaACTGGCAGCGCCGGGTGGGAATTTGCATGAAACATATCCATTAACACAGTACGTCCAGGGCTCGTTTAGTGTTGTCCAATATTTCACCCGATCACCAAATTCCCAAAAGCATAGTTCCGCAAAATCACGAAAGTCGTTCCTgttttaaaacaaaacatcatattttaagaaaaaagaaaataaaataaaagaagtttaAGAGTATTATTGACACAATAAAAGATATTGGTGTAGTAATATCACAAACTGTCGTTTTTGAGCAAAAAGTGCactccttttttattttaatggtgTCAAAACTGTCAGTTTATATCTATACCACCTCTTTTAGTTATAATGGGTATCAATAGATGAAGTGTACAATTATAGAAGAAGTTGAGTAGATGAAGTGAgacaaattgaaattgaaatgctTACACAATGTCTTGGCTTAAGAAGCCACCATACTCTTGTTCCAAAGCATACGGAGTATCCCAGTGAAAGAGAGTCACATAGGGCTCTATTTCTGCATCAAAGTGtcgtatatataaataaaacaaataaacttacaacagctcaaaatattatttaattattttttttgaaaaatttagatgtaaaatatttagaactgatatatatatataattataaagttcAAACTCAACTATAATCTTTGAGAGTGTTGATAATATCATTGTAGAAGTCGATTCCTTCTCTATTGACACCAAGGCAAAGTTTTCCACCTGAAACCACATAcacaagaataattatttaattacattgttttaaaaaccaaatattgtaatatttgCAAATTAATGTTACCAGGCAATATTCTTGGCCAAGATATCGAAAATCTGTAAGCATCAAAACCCATGCTCTTCATCATCTTAATATCTTCCTGCACAGCATAACATTTTACTTAACCACTCATCTTgcaatataattcattttgtaatttgtatttatgtaaataaataaaaatacactgAAGTATGTAttctgcatatatatatatatatattaattgataatatttttttttatt
This Sesamum indicum cultivar Zhongzhi No. 13 linkage group LG5, S_indicum_v1.0, whole genome shotgun sequence DNA region includes the following protein-coding sequences:
- the LOC105162755 gene encoding beta-glucosidase 12-like, encoding MSDGSTQVPPQTIHTDFSNLTRNDFPSDFVFGTGTSAYQVEGGAAKGGRGLSVWDVFTLRTPGNILDGSNGNVAVDMYTKYKEDIKMMKSMGFDAYRFSISWPRILPGGKLCLGVNREGIDFYNDIINTLKDYKIEPYVTLFHWDTPYALEQEYGGFLSQDIVNDFRDFAELCFWEFGDRVKYWTTLNEPWTYCVNGYVSCKFPPGAASSPPPPPSPPPPPTSASNLNTTYTKTLLSSSLSDNWIATHIAVDDQPIKYNFIPYRGSETMQQSNLNLVPHRGAFHDNYYMTTYALSSGLESRVFNKTLIEKLGRSSINGFLTLSTPTKDVYTVGKNLLLAHAAAVQSYRTKFKAHQNGQIGITLVSCWFEPLNKDNEDDRKAAVRARDFMLGWFLEPVLSGRYPQNMIDNVSVDNLPQFEPDEVDLIKGSIDFLGLNYYTSFYASHDPDPNIANGYNRDQKLAIYQEKKVGNRKVKIGEVAGSDWLCIVPHGIYELLKEINQTYNNSTYNLPPIYITENGVDEKHDHRLTAYQACKDQQRIKYHQDHLGNILKAMNDKDGKVNIKGYFAWSFCDNFEWHVGYTSRFGIIYIDYMNHLRRHPKESATWFSKFLVKNQSGDNKGSGNNEPSANQSGDNKGSENNISGVNPSGARNNVPGANQSGDNKGSENNVPGANELGDNKGSGNNVPGANELRNNKGLGNNQPSANQSGDNKGSGNKISGASPTGAGNNVPGANQSGDNKDSGNNVPSVNELGDNKGSGNDVPSANELGENKGSGNNEPSANQSGDNKGSGNNISSANLSGSRNNVPGANELGDNKDLGNNIPGANELGDKKSSGNNVPGANELGDNKGSGNNGAGANEPENNKGSENKP